Genomic window (Arctopsyche grandis isolate Sample6627 chromosome 5, ASM5162203v2, whole genome shotgun sequence):
tcacataattattacatagatacatgtaaatctaaacaatatttgacatctatggtcagatattacaaacatcgtattaatacgataaataacgatgaataactttcatgtaacaatacgaaattttttatattcgataaacaaccacagagacatctatggtgagcaatatggcgaaacctaagatataacaataactaaaggttcgcaacaaaaaattttgaaggaaacgccaattttacaggaatcgtttcaatgaaaatcagaaaaattggcaaattctgataagaaacgatcgaccttgacaaaccaaggtctggccaatagcgagacttagcgggaatcgaactcgtaagcTCGTATCGTACGGCTtcatactgtatattgcgcCACAGTGCTCAATCAATTTAGTGGATTGAGCACTGATAAACTACAGAAAGTGCAAAATagggcaatgcgtgcaattttgaatgtgcgGGAACTTAAAAATGTTAGATGAATTTAAATGGTTGGATatttgaaatagtcttaaatttaagcactttaaaatttgaatatacgcTTGATAACAATCTATAACCTAGATATTTTAGGTAATAACATAGTTAAgaatattcataattacaaaactagaaataggaataaattaattaaacatataaagttcaaatatataatgcccttcctgaaaacATTAGAGGTGCTAATAAGTACTAAAAGGGGCCTCttttctgttttttaataattataacatattcataaatatatttgtggaaattatttaaaatgcttatttgataataaattgtcaaaatttgaATGACAATTATATCTGTTATTGATTAtgcttttacatataaataaattaagagtGGTTCATTTGAATCTTTTCGATGAAagagttatatatacatatatttatatgtatctcTATAATTTTATAGGAATAGTCCTGCAGATGtgataactaaagagcggaccagaTTTGCGCAGTTCATTgatcattgttaatttttatgatgaaccttttttatgctccctagctttgtagtttgcactgtttcctggaaaatagacccaaaacgccctgtttcctggaaaaagcacgcttccggtcctacctctagtgataacCAGAAATCGGCGTCAAAAAAATGATTCAATAttgtaaacctttttttttgcacttttaGGTttgtcgtgctggataggtatgaacagacctttacttTGTAGGATAGATATTtgtgtctattgttattttatgacgGCATCCTCGACCGCCGATCTCTAGTGATAATCCAAGTTTGGTTCGATTTTGaatcaataataaattgattatatttgaaataacaattacGGACTATCTTAGTGTAAAAATCACGTACATTATCATTTCCGGTGATTAATGCACCTTCATACCTAATCTATAATCTACATTCATTCATAAATCTAATCCTCCAAAATTAATTTGTACTATGGCGATAAAgttagtaaattaaattttcattgagaCAAATGAGGAGACTGGgacaataattaatattaattcgcAATTCAAATAGACGTACATAAGTATTTGGATTGGCTAAATACCAAGCTTGGCTAGAAGGTATGTGGCATACGTAGACCAGGTTGGTTTTCCtggaaaatttacaaattcgaaTTTCATACATTTCCATGAAAGCAATTCtcattattaagaattttaaatacaaatcatTCTTAATCAACCATAtttaaaccagcagaatagactagtgttaagtatataatgctttgaacagagtagtcacgggttcaaatcccactggtttctgctggccagaccttggatttgcgACTCcatgttgatcgtttcctatcagagtttgccaatttatctgatttttatttaaacagctccaacaaattgacaaccattttctcgaaaaaatctcgagttttcagcaatatcAAATTTCGATGATTtgcataaaatgctgcaaatctaCAAATTTGGCCATTATATGCTttctataatactaataatatttgtatcaaatgcacATTCAATGTTTcttgtcaggccttcctggtataaattgaagataaaatatgtaaaataaagatatggattaatgttttttgtttttaatttgtatattttgttgATCCAAAGTAAGCTTAGAGTCAATTTCAACGTAtttcgtaatttattttacagtcgGTATTGTTACTTAGAGCAGAAAAGAtaaatttgaacatacatatatatgatcaaAGTTTGTGACAGGAGTCAAcatcaatgatttattatgtctgTTTGGTGCACTCAGCGGAGTTATGGACTGTAGTGAATTAGTGGAcctcataaattttcatacaccgGGGAGTTTCACCAGATGCAACTATTTATTCCACATCAAAAATTAAGCCactagttataaaaaaaattcaacgttaccgcgacttcataaactgggaaacgaatttggccaatttgatttttttaatattagtaaaaatagtttaaaaaaattgttgcatcttcatttttctaatttatacaaatgctaaatgaattatattttatttttttaattaattcatttatttcttcaattagtattaaaaatcatattttttcttttctttcttatattaatattgtgttttttttttgttttattgttctatgtattatttttatgtatgttctatattattaatgttcaatggtccttgcggccgtatataaaataaaataaaaataaataaaatatatgtatgtatattcttgaATTTCTCTTTTCACTACCTGatgcttgtacatatataccatggAGCTGATTAAGCCCCGTTTCCCCCtagaaaaacatatataaacacCGATCACCAATGAAAAATCatcatatagttttttttacaatgcaatcatttatatttttcattgtatCCTTACTCTTTAATATATTCACCCTGTCACATTCTGTACCATGTGATGAAACAGTGTGTCAATTACCCGATTGCTTTTGTGCCGGGACGAGTATTCCTGGACAATTGACTCCTGCCAACACTCCGCAAgtataatattagattttttctaatttatatgaagactaatatgtatttaataaatatgcactgctgtaatttttcaatattgatttCAGTTTTTTCTTCTGAATTCCATTGATAATGTGAATATCATGACTATCGATTATTATAGAGGTTTACTGAAAAATCGTACAAATCCAAATGGTTGTCCTATTTCAGCTACCATTTCCATTTCTCATCCATATGTAAACTATGAATTTGTACACGAGCTACACGCCGATGGGCATGAAATAGTGATGAATTCCATCACtggaaaattaaacaatttatcATTAGAAACGTTCAATCTGCAATATGCAGATCAAAAATTATTGGTTTCAAAGTTCGCTAAGATTCCTCAATCTGATATaaaaggtataaaaaacactTCACCTACTTTTGTACAATACATAAACTAAAGAACATATTTAAGTATcttctacatttttttatttcataataactTACTACtagatttattataaatatataaaatatacatatttttaagggATGCGAGCTATCGGCTTCCAAACAATTGGTCATAACCAACTTGAAATGATGAAAAATAACTTTGTATACTCGTATGACTCATTGTGCGGAAtactaaatcaaaataaatcacaaggATGGTGGCCGTTCACAACAGAATATTCGCAATCCAACACATGTGTTGTCAACTTGGAAGAATCATATTCAGACATTTGGGTTATTCCAGCTAACAATTGGGAAGACCAAAATGGCTCTGCCTGTTCAATGGTGGATTCGTGTGTAAACGTgttcgtatatttattatattatatttttactagtagCCTGTGGGCACATAATTGTGCATtcagtaaaatatcgcaatttggatcaacggaattaataatttaaaatttaattaattttttgaaaaacattttgtttttgtcggccgatcatatgaacgaagtgatatgccgcgtctctttccacgacaTAAGATTCCATTATTCCAATGTGAGAAAGAGATAGTACTTCGTAAATACTCACCAAGctccgtctctttccacgatatacgatttcaAGGGGAGAAAGGCGGAGCATGGTGTTAATAGCGAGTACTTCGTACACACGCACGctcgcacgcacgcacgcacgcacgcattagacaattattatataagattataatttCTTGTGTTAGTATGTAATTGATAGAATTTTAGAGACAAAACATGAAGCTGAAGACGGAGTCAGATGTATCTTCAACAACTCTTCTAGCCAGCTTTAAACATTTAGCAATTCTACAAATAGCATTACAActtataaatgaaatttgaatttcaaatatggTTACTttaatttgttcaaaattattattttttgagagGGGCATTACAAATTTTCTATctacttattattttatcactTTTTCGACATTATTTTTACagttatatgtagttattaaaaaatgacaaaaaattgaatttaaaattaatttcatttatatggTTAAAAACAGATTGAAGCTAgtaaaaagcttataaaaatagGCAACGatttgaccaatttttaatttatttcttaccgaaaattttataatatatattaaggtgaccattttacatgtttttatGTAATGTGAAAAAATCGATCtcgatatttatacatacataggctcATCCCAAGGATTCTATCTGGAAAGATACCCACAAAAGCAGTACGAATGGCCAcctttcgatgcggtgcaaacgatcgacaagcaccagacagactgaaccacagattaacgacacgtgtaccttatgcgtgcgcactgctcgcacgtacactaagcgaaatctacccgaagtcccgacgtacctaccctgtatacgttatgtgcttctgatactttagttccgaattttgccttattaaactggccagaaagatccaactcaattttaataattaccattttaataattgcatctgtgcacatcgaaaggttactcgtcatctgatgtgcaatctatcattcgcgAAGTCgacaattgcgtttaaagcagccatccagttaatctgtggttcagtctgtcaggcgatcgtttgcaccaaacccaataaattgatttcagGCCAAATACTTCTGATGGACTTCTCAACTGGATGATAAGtgaatttaacaaaaaatacacaGGAAACAGAGCTCCTTTCGGATTTTATACACATCCAGGATGGTTTTTAGCTGATGAAACTCGTTATCATGCAACAAAAAGGTTTTTAGATTATTTGGGCACACTAAAAGACGTCTTCATTGTaagcaaattattttttcttattgtaaatattatatgtaaattatctattttatttactgataattttgttttgttttaggtTAGTGGATCTCAAGTCATTGATTGGGTTAAACATCCGAAAACGGTTAGCGAAATGATGACGCAACCAATAACATGCCACAAGACTTATGTACCCAATTGTACACCGCTGACTTGCCTACTTTTAACAAACGCAGGTGTAAGTTATCTAATGTTTACTTACTATTTAATAGTGTCTTcttactttaaattttaatatttatataattttcagcTTGAAAGTTATTTTACGCACTGTGATACTAAGTGTCCCAACTCGTATCCGGATATTGGAAATCCTCtaggaaaaaaataatgtttcatACATTGTAAaatgaatgtattattatttgcaaACCTGCTTGCCATTAAATTGTTAtagaattattttcaaatactaataatttccTTCCTCTGTCTGTTATTCTGATATTATCtgttattatgaataaaaaaagcaaagtatatttattttttcttatacttattactagaggtaggatagccaaggtgccgctcattgttccattgttgtaaatcctttgtaaaaaaagttcgacaaacctttaacaatgcatttacaacatttgaacaatacgcggcaccctctgggtccgggctttacttattACACATACAATTAGTGTTGtacccaatgaaatatcatcgcttgGGTGCTGgcttattaagttattaaataaaaataaataaaagaaatgtgtcggccttgtgttcgatctgcacgcggtcgaatttttttcaaataccttttaaatatatttaatttcatat
Coding sequences:
- the LOC143912243 gene encoding chitin deacetylase 8-like, which translates into the protein MQSFIFFIVSLLFNIFTLSHSVPCDETVCQLPDCFCAGTSIPGQLTPANTPQFFLLNSIDNVNIMTIDYYRGLLKNRTNPNGCPISATISISHPYVNYEFVHELHADGHEIVMNSITGKLNNLSLETFNLQYADQKLLVSKFAKIPQSDIKGMRAIGFQTIGHNQLEMMKNNFVYSYDSLCGILNQNKSQGWWPFTTEYSQSNTCVVNLEESYSDIWVIPANNWEDQNGSACSMVDSCVNVPNTSDGLLNWMISEFNKKYTGNRAPFGFYTHPGWFLADETRYHATKRFLDYLGTLKDVFIVSGSQVIDWVKHPKTVSEMMTQPITCHKTYVPNCTPLTCLLLTNAGLESYFTHCDTKCPNSYPDIGNPLGKK